ATTTCAAAAGTTGAAGATAGACCTCTTAAAATTATGGAGGTAGAAGTACAAAGTCCAGGTGAAAGCGAGATATTGGTAGAAATATCTTGCTGTGGAATATGCCATACTGAATTAGATGAGATAGAGGGGAGAGTAATACCAAAACTACCTATAATTCTAGGTCATCAGATAGTTGGTAGAGTTAAAGAAATTGGGAAAAAAGTTACAAAGTTTAGACTAGGTGATAGAGTTGGCATTGCGTGGATAAATTCAGCATGCGGAAAATGTTACTTTTGTAAAAGGGGCGAAGAAAACCTTTGCAATGATTTTAAGGCTACAGGCTGTGATGTAGATGGTGGTTATGCTCAGTACTGCTTGATATCTGAAAATTTTTGTTATAAAATTCCAGATAACTTTTCTGACGTTCAGGCCGCGCCGCTTCTATGTGCTGGAGCAGTAGGATATAGATCGCTTAAGCTAACTAATATGAATGACTACGAGTGCATTGGTCTTTTTGGTTTTGGTGCATCGGCTCATATAGTAATTCAAATAATAAGAAAGCTTTATCCAAATTCAAAAGTATTTGTGTTTACTAGGCGAAAAGATGATACAGCAAGCAAAATGGCACAAGATATGGGTGCTGATTGGGTAGGAGCTACAGGAGACAAGCCCCCTAAAAGATTGAATCGCGCTATTGATACTACACCTGCTGGTTATGTAATAAGAGAAGCTCTAAGCATTCTTGAAAAAGGCGGTAGGTTGGTGACTAATCTTATCAGAAAAGAATCTCTAATACCAGAACTTAACTATCAAGAACATCTGTGGAATGAGAAAGAGCTAAAAAGTGTGGCCAATATTACAAGAGATGACGTAAAAGAATTTTTGGATATAGCATCTTCTATTCCAATAGTGTCAAAAGTGAACGAATTTGATTTTGAAGACGCAAACAAAGCGTTAGTAATGTTAAAACATGGAGAATATAAAGGAGCGGGTGTTTTAATTGTTAAATAGATTGAAACTTGTTCAATATAATTTATGAAAAATGCTTTAATTGCTACAGACTGTACAGGAGAGATTTTTAAAGGAAATTTTGATGAAGCTCCATTTTACTCAGTTTATAATCGCGACAACTTTTTAAAAAGAATTTCAAATAAAAATTTGTCTGGTATCGATCTAAGCCAATATATACTGATGGGTACTAAAGTTAGTGATAAATACAGAGAAGAATTAGTTAAATCAGGTGTAGACTCAATAGTCTTGGATTTCAAAAACCTAAATAGTGCTAGAGCATTTTATTTAGACTTTCTTGAAAAAGTTGAGGTTTTTGAAAAGTATTCGTCTGAATATGAATTTTGGTTTGAGGAGAACAAATTTGTTTACCTATCAGAGATAGAGGCATTGAAAATGGTAGTCCCTTCTGAAGGGAAAGGTCTTGAAGTTGGGGTGGGGAGTGGAAGGTTTGCAAAACCTCTTGGAATTTTATATGGAGTAGAACCTTCAGATAAAATGGCTCAAATCGCAAGAGATAGAGGTATAAAGGTATATAAAGGATTAGCTGAAGATCTGCCCTTTCGCGATAGTGAATTTGATTTTGTACTTCTGGCTGTAACTATTTGTTTTGTAAACGATCCAGAAAGAAGTCTATTGGAAGCAAAAAGAGTTCTAAAAAAGGGTTCAAAATTAATAGTTGCTATAGTTGACAAAGAAAGTGAGCTTGGCAAATTGTATCTGGAAAGACAATCAAAGAGCGTTTTTTACAAGAATGCAAGATTCTTTTCGTCAGAAGAAGTTATTGAACTTTTTAATAAGATTGGAATTAGGTTCTTAGGAGCTGTACAGGTGCTGTTTGAAGTAAATATTAAAGATTTGAATTATGTTCAAAAGCCAGAACCGGGTTATGGGCGGGGTGCTTTTGTAGTCTTGACAGGAGAAAAGGTATAGAATTTATGTATTATATGAATTATATGAATTTATGTTGGGAGAAATTTTGAATAGCTTTAAACTATATACAGTAATAATGATTGTTTTTTTAACTTTAAATGTAGGCTGTAAAGAGGCATGGGCAGTAAATTGGGTTTATTTTGCAACTGATAACGTATACGGAAATCAATTCTTTTATGATGCAGATAGTGTTAATTATTTGACACAAAATATAATAGAAGTTAATTATAAAGAGTTATATTCTGAAGCAGGTAAAAACGCTTATATTTCAATTTTAAAATCGCACAATATTTCAACTTATGGATACGATTTGCTTTCATATACTATCGTTTATTTAAAAGTTGATCTTAAAAATAATTTAATAATGATATTGTCCTTTACAGATTATAACAAAAATGGTGATATTCTATATTTTGACAACATAGAAAATCCTAATTGGGATTATGTGCAAGAAGGAACTATAGGAAGACTTCTTATTGAAGCTATAAAAAGCAATAAAAACAAATAATCTATAAAAAATTTTTTATATAAAGTTTACTTAAGGAGGAGAATATGTTTAGAGGAGTTTATGTTGCATCTATTACAATTTTAGATGAGAATGGTGATTTCGATCTTATGAAAATGGCTGCTCACATAGATAATCTTATAAATAATGGAGTAGATGGCATATTATTTCTTGGGAGCACTGGAGAATTTTATTCTTTCTCGATTGAACAAAAAAAGAAATTTGCATCTTTTGCCGTGAATGCAGTAAATAAAAGGGTAAAAGTTCTTATTGGAACAGGCTCTACAAATATAAATGAGGTTATTGAAATGTCAAAGTATTCCAAAGAGATAGGAGCTGATGGAGTAACTATTGTATCACCATATTATTTTGGACCATCTGAGAGTGCTGCAGAACAATACTTTGGAAAAATTGCCCAGTCAGTAGACATCCCTATTATGTTATACAATTTCCCTGCAAGGACAGGTACTGAGCTATCTGCTGAAGTAGTGTTAAATCTTGCAAAAAAATACCACAATATAGTTTCTTTAAAAGACACGGTAGACAACATCAGCCACACGAGAAAGGTAATACAAAAGGTAAAATCAATTAGGTCAGATTTTACTGTTTTATCAGGTTTTGATGAATATTATGTTTTAAATAGACTTTCAGGAGGAGATGGAGTTTTATGCGCTCTGGCTAACGTAGATCCGAAACTGTTTGTCAGTTTACATAAAGCTTATGAAAACAAAGATTCTGTTACAATAGAGAAATGTGCAAAAAAGATTTCTGTTCTTATGAATTTATATGAGTGCACAGATCTTTTTGTTACTGGCATAAAGGCTGCTGTAAAGATTAATGGGTTAGATATTTCTACATTTACTAATCCACCAGGAGTTAAAATTACTGAGGGGCAATTTGACATCGTTAAAAAAATTGTTGATGAGGTAAGAGCTATTGTATAAGAATTAGTTTTTGATAATTTAAGAAACTTTAGGGATATTTCAAAAATGAATTATTTATTTTTAGATGTTGAAACAATTATTGATGACGAACTTCTTATGAAGGCGGGCTCAGAGAAGAATATAATTCAGTTCAACAATAATGAATTTATAAGACAAAATGTATTTCATATTCCCATTTGCTTTTCGGTTATTGGAAATATTGGAGCCCAGGATTTCTATTTTAAGTCTTTTGTCAGCAAAAATGCATCTTTAATAGTTGATAAGTTTTTTTCAGGATTTTATTTACTAATAGAAAAATCGAAACAAAGAGATTCAACATATCCTATAATTGTTACCCATAACGGTCAAAGTTTTGATATGCCAATTTTAACGCTTCAGGCTATTAAATACTACGATTTGTTGTCTCAGGAGGCAAAAAATGGTTTAAAGGAGTATCTTGATGCAAATGATAAATGGGAAAATAGTAGGCCAAATTATACAAGTAGAAATACTATTTATCACATAGATACTTATCTACTTACTAACTCTTATTCCTCTTTGAAAGCTTTATGTATGCTTAACGGTATTGAATGTAAGACTCAAATGAATGGGAAACTGGTTGGCGAATATTTTAGAAAAAATAAATTAGAAGATATTGCCTTTTATTGTGCTGAAGATGTTCTCTCACTTGCAAAACTGTTTAATAAGATTAATGTTGCCCGTGGTAATGAAGCTTTGATATTACCAGAAAGTTTAAATCAGTGTGAGATAAGAGTTTTAGAATAGAAAAAATTTTAATAATTAATAAAATTTTAATAAAAAATTTGTAATATAAAAAACTTAAATAAATAGTGAGGGAGGTTTCTATGAAAAACTTTTTGTTTGGTTTATTTTTGGGTGCTGCTCTTATGTTAGTTACAGCTTTTTCTTTTAATTTGGTCTCCAATCAAAGTTCGGCTCAGGCTCAACCATTTATACCGGGATACTATCAACAGGTAGCTTGGGGAAATCATCCAGAGATGGATGCTGCTTTAAATCTTTTGATAAAAGCTAGAGAACATCTTGAGAAGGCAGCTCATGACTTTAATGGACATAGAGTTAAAGCAATTGAATACACCGATAAAGCGATTAAAGAGGTAAGAGAAGGAATTAATTTTGCAGATAATCATTAAATTTTAATTTTTGTTATCTAAAATAACAAAGTTTTCTCTGCCATTTTTTTTCTATTATGTACTTTTGTAAAAATTTTTTATTGAGTCAATTAAATTTCTAGCAGGAGAATCTTTTTCTGCAAAATACCACTTTTTGTCTTTGTAGACGTATGAGAATAAAATATTACCGTTCGAATCAAAATCTCCATACCCTAAAATAGTGTATTTGTAATTATCCATATCTAATTCAAAAATAAATATTGTAAATGAAAGATTTTCATATCCATCTAAAGATAACCCATATTTAGCTCTTAATTCTATTAAATTTATTTTTCCATTATATGAGTATTCTTCTACAACCGAAATTTTTATTTTGCCGTTTGGAATAACTACTATACCTTCCTTTGGGTATGAAAATGTATCCTCAAATGAATCTGTATAAAAATTTATAAAAGTAAAGGCATAAGCTGTAGAGGTTTGATAAACATCTGTTAGAGCAAAAAATAATAAAATTGTTATCAAAAACCTGACTAACATCATTTCCCCCTTTTTAAATTTGTTAACAATTATTATATATTTTTTCTGATTAAATGTATCGCAAGCTTAGTATTTTTTAATTCGGTATATATTTTCTCCAACAGAGTCTCTGGAAAAAAGATTTTTGGGTCCAGATATTGGCAGAAATCAGTCTTTTCAGCAAATAGTAAAGGCTGGGCATTGGTTTGGCGCTGATATAGATGATAAAAGTAGTTATTCCTTGGTTGGCTGCAGCGTTTCACCTGGATTTGACTTTGAAGACTTTGAGATGGGGAAGCGTAATAATTTGCTAAATGAGTTTCCAGATCACAAAAACTTAGTTGAGAGATTAACAAGATGTTAGATATGATCAAGCCAATTTTTATAATTGACATTGAGTTAACTCTAAGTAGTAAAGTTAACCTAAGTAAAGCTAATTAATAAAAATGTCTTCATTTTAAATTAGAGATTTAGGAGGCTTTAAAATGAAAAAACGTAAATTGGGATCTGAACTTGAGGTTTCAGCTATTGGTTTAGGTTGTATGGGAATGAGCCATGGTTATGGGCCAGCAGCAGATAAACATGAAATGATTTCATTAATTCATTCTGCAATTGATCTGGGCGTAACCTTTTTCGACACTGCTGAAATTTACGGTCCATTTACAAACGAGGAACTTGTAGGCGAAGCGCTTAAGCCATTTAGAGATAGGGTAGTTATTGCTACCAAATTTGGATTCAAGATTCAGGATGGAAAGCAGTCTGGATTTGATAGCCGTCCCGAACGTATACAAGAGGCTGTAGAAGGATCTTTGAAAAGATTGAAAACTGATACTATAGATCTTTTGTATCAACATCGCGTAGATCCAAATGTGCCAATTGAAGATGTGGCTGGGAAGATAAAAGATTTGATTCGAGAGGGAAAGGTAAAGTATTGGGGACTCTCTGAGGCTGGTATAAGTACCATTCGACGTGCACACTCTGTCCACCCCCTTGCTGCAATTCAAAGCGAATATTCAATGTGGTGGAGACGCCCTGAGGATGAATTGCTAAGCGTTCTTGATGAATTGGGAATTGGCTTCGTTCCATTTAGCCCATTGGGCAGGGGATTTTTAGCAGGAAGATTTGATAAGAATTCTACTTTTGATAGCTCAGACTTTCGAAGCAGACTACCTCGTTTTACCCCAGAAAATTTAGACGCAAATCAAGCTTTAATTTATTTAATCAAAAAATTCGCAGAAAGGAAGGGTGCAACGTTGGCGCAGATTGCGCTTGCATGGTTATTGGCCCAAAAACCGTGGATCGTTCCTATCCCTGGTACAAGGAAATTAGAACGTCTGACTGAAAATCTAGGAGCTATTGATATTGAGTTTAGCAAAGATGAGATCAATGAATTGAACCTTGCAAGCTCTAAGATCAAAATTGTAGGAAATCGCTATCCAGAGGATTTGGAAAAAGCTACTAACCAATAGCAGATTTTAAAAAATTAATTTTAAAGATAGTAATGTCATATCAGTCATTGAAGTGTGATAAATGCTGGAACTTAGAGTAAAATAAATATTATATTTAGGAGTATGGCTTGGTTCTTACTCCTAAATATTTTTTAGTCTGATTAAAATTTAGAGGAGAATTTATGACAATTTCTGAAGTAAGCAAGAAATTTAATATTTCGAAGGATACTCTTCGCTATTATGAACGTATTGGACTCATACCTCATGTTGGTCGCAACAAGAGTAAAATTAGGGATTATAGAGAAGAAGACTGCAACTGGATTGAATTTATAAAATGTATGCGAAACGCAGGATTGCCTATAGACGTTTTAATAGACTATGTAAGGCTTTTTATGCAAGGAGATGACACTATTGAAGCGAGGAAAAACCTTTTAATTGAGCAACGTAAGTATTTGATTGAAAGAATAGAGGTTATGAAAAAGACCTTGGAACGTTTGGATTATAAGATTTCAGTTTACGAAAAAATTGTAGTTGAAAAGGAGAGGTCTTTGAGAAGAGATAGTTTATATATAAAATAATCGATGTGAAATCTTACATTTAATAAAGCATATATATAAACAATTTTTGTGCATTAAGC
Above is a genomic segment from Thermodesulfobium narugense DSM 14796 containing:
- a CDS encoding 3'-5' exonuclease family protein: MNYLFLDVETIIDDELLMKAGSEKNIIQFNNNEFIRQNVFHIPICFSVIGNIGAQDFYFKSFVSKNASLIVDKFFSGFYLLIEKSKQRDSTYPIIVTHNGQSFDMPILTLQAIKYYDLLSQEAKNGLKEYLDANDKWENSRPNYTSRNTIYHIDTYLLTNSYSSLKALCMLNGIECKTQMNGKLVGEYFRKNKLEDIAFYCAEDVLSLAKLFNKINVARGNEALILPESLNQCEIRVLE
- a CDS encoding zinc-dependent alcohol dehydrogenase family protein; amino-acid sequence: MKALVLDKISKVEDRPLKIMEVEVQSPGESEILVEISCCGICHTELDEIEGRVIPKLPIILGHQIVGRVKEIGKKVTKFRLGDRVGIAWINSACGKCYFCKRGEENLCNDFKATGCDVDGGYAQYCLISENFCYKIPDNFSDVQAAPLLCAGAVGYRSLKLTNMNDYECIGLFGFGASAHIVIQIIRKLYPNSKVFVFTRRKDDTASKMAQDMGADWVGATGDKPPKRLNRAIDTTPAGYVIREALSILEKGGRLVTNLIRKESLIPELNYQEHLWNEKELKSVANITRDDVKEFLDIASSIPIVSKVNEFDFEDANKALVMLKHGEYKGAGVLIVK
- a CDS encoding MerR family transcriptional regulator; protein product: MTISEVSKKFNISKDTLRYYERIGLIPHVGRNKSKIRDYREEDCNWIEFIKCMRNAGLPIDVLIDYVRLFMQGDDTIEARKNLLIEQRKYLIERIEVMKKTLERLDYKISVYEKIVVEKERSLRRDSLYIK
- a CDS encoding aldo/keto reductase, which codes for MKKRKLGSELEVSAIGLGCMGMSHGYGPAADKHEMISLIHSAIDLGVTFFDTAEIYGPFTNEELVGEALKPFRDRVVIATKFGFKIQDGKQSGFDSRPERIQEAVEGSLKRLKTDTIDLLYQHRVDPNVPIEDVAGKIKDLIREGKVKYWGLSEAGISTIRRAHSVHPLAAIQSEYSMWWRRPEDELLSVLDELGIGFVPFSPLGRGFLAGRFDKNSTFDSSDFRSRLPRFTPENLDANQALIYLIKKFAERKGATLAQIALAWLLAQKPWIVPIPGTRKLERLTENLGAIDIEFSKDEINELNLASSKIKIVGNRYPEDLEKATNQ
- a CDS encoding dihydrodipicolinate synthase family protein; translation: MFRGVYVASITILDENGDFDLMKMAAHIDNLINNGVDGILFLGSTGEFYSFSIEQKKKFASFAVNAVNKRVKVLIGTGSTNINEVIEMSKYSKEIGADGVTIVSPYYFGPSESAAEQYFGKIAQSVDIPIMLYNFPARTGTELSAEVVLNLAKKYHNIVSLKDTVDNISHTRKVIQKVKSIRSDFTVLSGFDEYYVLNRLSGGDGVLCALANVDPKLFVSLHKAYENKDSVTIEKCAKKISVLMNLYECTDLFVTGIKAAVKINGLDISTFTNPPGVKITEGQFDIVKKIVDEVRAIV
- a CDS encoding cupin domain-containing protein — encoded protein: MFSPTESLEKRFLGPDIGRNQSFQQIVKAGHWFGADIDDKSSYSLVGCSVSPGFDFEDFEMGKRNNLLNEFPDHKNLVERLTRC
- a CDS encoding class I SAM-dependent methyltransferase is translated as MKNALIATDCTGEIFKGNFDEAPFYSVYNRDNFLKRISNKNLSGIDLSQYILMGTKVSDKYREELVKSGVDSIVLDFKNLNSARAFYLDFLEKVEVFEKYSSEYEFWFEENKFVYLSEIEALKMVVPSEGKGLEVGVGSGRFAKPLGILYGVEPSDKMAQIARDRGIKVYKGLAEDLPFRDSEFDFVLLAVTICFVNDPERSLLEAKRVLKKGSKLIVAIVDKESELGKLYLERQSKSVFYKNARFFSSEEVIELFNKIGIRFLGAVQVLFEVNIKDLNYVQKPEPGYGRGAFVVLTGEKV